GTGTATAATCACATGGCCAAAGAACCGGATTCACCATTTAAATAATTGAAGATAAATAAAAGAACAAAATATAAACGATTAAAATTTTATTGAAATGATAAGCTCTTATGAAATAATTCCCAAAAAAGGACTGGGTGACCTGACGTTCGGAATGGACATGGAAAAAGTGGTTTCTGCCCTGGGTGAGCCTGAGGAAGTAGACAACTTTGAAGGAGATGAGGAACTGAATGCCGTACTCTTACACTATCAGAATAAAGGATTTTCTGTCTTTTTTGAAGGATTGACCCGCCAGGTAGTAGCCGGCATCGAAACCAGTCATCCGGATGCCACTTTGTTTGGTGAGAAAATTATCGGAATGACTGAAGAAGAAGCCGTTGACCTCATGAAACGCAACGGAATACCCGATTATGATAAAGAAACCGAAGAAGGCGAAACCCGTCTCTCTTTTGAAGAAGTAATGGTGGATTTTTACATGCGTGACGGGAAAGTGGCCTTCGTCAACTGGGATGTTATTGTTGACGAAGAAGGCAATGTGACGGATTTGTAAAAAACCGCGCCATTCTTCCCGGTCTTTTCAAAAAGATAAAATCCGGCAGGGTTTTGTTTTAACTGCCGGTATTACTGTGTAGCAAAAACAGTTGTTCACAGTAAAAAATTTAATTGTTAGCCTGTAATTGTTCCTATATGCCATTTAAACTGATTTCGGAATATCAGCCTACAGGCGACCAGCCGGAAGCCATTCAGCAACTGACGGAAGGCTTGAATCGCGGAGATGCGGCGCAAGTATTGCTCGGCGTAACCGGTTCGGGCAAAACGTTTACCATTGCGAATGTCCTGGCCCGCGTAAACCGGCCGGCATTGATTCTGAGCCATAACAAAACGCTGGCAGCTCAGCTTTATGGTGAGTTCAAGCAGTTTTTCCCGGAAAACCGGGTGGAATATTTTGTTTCTTATTACGATTATTACCAGCCGGAAGCTTATATTCCGGTAACCAATACCTACATCGAAAAAGATCTCTCCATCAATGAAGAAATTGAAAAACTGCGGCTAAGCGCCACATCCGCTTTGCTATCAGGCCGCCGGGATGTCATTGTGGTCAGTTCGGTTTCTTGTATTTATGGCATTGGTAATCCGGATGATTTCTCCAGTAATGTTATTGCACTCCAAAGCGGACAGGCTTTGAGCCGGCAGAAATTGTTAAACGACCTGGTGAATGCGTTATATTCCAGAACGCAAACCGAACTGGGACGGGGAAACTTCCGCGTAAAAGGCGATACGGTCGATATCTTTCCGGCGTATGCCGATCACGCAGTTCGTGTGATCTTTTGGGGAAATGAAATTGATGTGCTGGAAACCATTGATCCGCTTTCCGGAAAACGGATCTCAAAAGAAAACTCCGTAACCATTTATCCGGCCAATATTTTTGTTACCACACGGGATAAAATGACCGAAGCCATTCAGGAGATTCAGCTGGATATGCAAAAACAGGTGGAATATTTCCGCGAAATAGGAAAGCATCAGGAAGCCAAACGGCTGGAAGACCGCGTAACTTATGATGTGGAGATGTTGCGCGAATTGGGATATTGCTCCGGCATTGAAAATTATTCACGATACTTTGACGGACGAAAACCGGGTTCACGTCCCTTTTGTCTGCTGGATTATTTTCCGGACGATTTTATCACCATTATTGATGAAAGTCATGTGACCATTCCGCAAATCAGGGCCATGTATGGCGGCGACCGCTCGCGTAAACAAAACCTGGTGGAATACGGATTTCGGCTTCCCTCGGCCATGGATAACCGGCCGTTGAAATTCGATGAGTTTGAACAGCTTACCGGACAAACCATTTATGTCAGTGCCACACCGGCCGAATATGAGCTGCAAAAAGCTGAAGGCGTGGTGGTGGAACAAATTATTCGTCCGACCGGTTTACTGGAACCGGAAATAGAGGTTCGTCCCAGCCTGAACCAAATGGACGATCTGTTGGATGAAATAGAAAAAACCATTCAAAAAAATCAACGGGTACTGGTAACCACCTTAACCAAAAGAATGGCCGAGGAACTTTCGAAATATCTGTTGGATCTGAACATAAAAACCCGGTATATCCACTCGGATGTCGATACGCTGGACCGGATTGAAATCATGCGGGACCTGCGTCTTGGGAAAATAGATGTGTTAGTAGGAGTGAACCTGCTGCGTGAAGGACTGGACTTGCCCGAAGTGTCGCTGGTAGCAATTTTGGATGCCGACAAAGAGGGCTTTTTGCGTTCAGAACGCTCGTTAACCCAAACAGCCGGACGGGCAGCCCGGAATTTGGACAGTAAAGTTATTTTCTATGCCGATACCATCACCGGCTCCATGCAACGGACCATTGAAGAAACCAACCGGAAAAGAGAGAAACAACTGGCTTACAATGCAGAACACGGCATTACCCCCAAGCAGATCATTAAGTCAACCGATTCTATCCTCGGGCAAACCGTTGTAGCAGACAGCAAAAAAGAAACCGAAAAATTTTATGTGGAAAAAGAACCGGATGTGGCTGCCGATCCGGTGGTGCAGTATATGAGTGCCGATGCGGTCAGAAAATCCATTGAAAAAAACCGGAAAGAGATGCAGAAAGCAGCCCGCGAATTGGATTTTATTGAAGCAGCCCGCTTGCGCGACGAAGTAAAAAGCCTGGAAAAACTATTATCTACCATGGAATGAGTTTCCCCGGCATAAAAAAAACCTGAAAGGCTTTCCTTTCAGGTTTTTTATTTTATAAAACAGAAAATAATTCCGATCGGTATTATTCGGTTACTTCCACTACGACTTCGTCACTCTGCCAGAGGCCGTGTTTGGTACAAAAAGCCATGGCTGTAAGTTTCATATTTCTTGTAGGTACAATGTAAAAGTCAACTTCTACGTG
The sequence above is drawn from the Candidatus Sulfidibacterium hydrothermale genome and encodes:
- the uvrB gene encoding excinuclease ABC subunit UvrB yields the protein MPFKLISEYQPTGDQPEAIQQLTEGLNRGDAAQVLLGVTGSGKTFTIANVLARVNRPALILSHNKTLAAQLYGEFKQFFPENRVEYFVSYYDYYQPEAYIPVTNTYIEKDLSINEEIEKLRLSATSALLSGRRDVIVVSSVSCIYGIGNPDDFSSNVIALQSGQALSRQKLLNDLVNALYSRTQTELGRGNFRVKGDTVDIFPAYADHAVRVIFWGNEIDVLETIDPLSGKRISKENSVTIYPANIFVTTRDKMTEAIQEIQLDMQKQVEYFREIGKHQEAKRLEDRVTYDVEMLRELGYCSGIENYSRYFDGRKPGSRPFCLLDYFPDDFITIIDESHVTIPQIRAMYGGDRSRKQNLVEYGFRLPSAMDNRPLKFDEFEQLTGQTIYVSATPAEYELQKAEGVVVEQIIRPTGLLEPEIEVRPSLNQMDDLLDEIEKTIQKNQRVLVTTLTKRMAEELSKYLLDLNIKTRYIHSDVDTLDRIEIMRDLRLGKIDVLVGVNLLREGLDLPEVSLVAILDADKEGFLRSERSLTQTAGRAARNLDSKVIFYADTITGSMQRTIEETNRKREKQLAYNAEHGITPKQIIKSTDSILGQTVVADSKKETEKFYVEKEPDVAADPVVQYMSADAVRKSIEKNRKEMQKAARELDFIEAARLRDEVKSLEKLLSTME